A genomic region of Cyprinus carpio isolate SPL01 chromosome B13, ASM1834038v1, whole genome shotgun sequence contains the following coding sequences:
- the dmac2l gene encoding ATP synthase subunit s, mitochondrial: protein MRLFAWSARRVLSAHKQASGGSREFWGWLNAVFNKVDYERIKAVGPDRAAAEWLLRCGAKVRFRGFDRWQHDYNGLPTGPLGRYLIEAIDATESCIMYRGFDHLEGLEHVEEIRFNKCIYIEDACMERLSQIKTLQDSLKNMTIVSCGNVTDKGIITLHNLRNLEWLLLSDLPGVKDKDQTVDRLQTALPRLTIDLDLA from the exons ATGAGATTGTTCGCCTGGTCAGCGCGGAGGGTTTTATCCGCACACAAGCAGGCGTCAGGGGGCAGTCGTGAGTTCTGGGGGTGGCTCAATGCTGTTTTCAACAA AGTTGATTATGAGCGGATTAAAGCAGTGGGACCTGATCGAGCCGCTGCCGAATGGCTCCTGAGATGTGGTGCAAAAGTCCGGTTCCGTGGTTTCGACCGCTGGCAGCACGACTACAACGGACTCCCGACTGGGCCGTTGGGCCGGTACCTGATAGAAGCTATTGATGCCACAGAGTCCTGCATCATGTATCGTGGTTTTGATCATCTGG agGGTCTTGAGCATGTGGAGGAAATCAGGTTCAATAAGTGTATTTATATAGAAGACGCCTGTATGGAGCGTTTGAGTCAAATAAAGACACTGCAGGACAGTTTAAAGAACATGACGATAGTTTCCTGTGGCAACGTGACAGATAAAGGAATCATCACTCTTCATAACCTCAG gAACCTGGAGTGGCTGCTTCTCAGTGATCTGCCTGGTGTAAAAGATAAAGATCAGACTGTGGACAGACTCCAGACTGCACTTCCCAGACTCACCATAGACCTGGACCTTGCttag
- the LOC109059131 gene encoding cyclin-dependent kinase-like 1: protein MEKYEKISKIGEGSYGVVFKCRNKDTGQIVAIKKFVESEDDPIIKKIALREIRMLKQLKHPNLVNLIEVFRRKRKLHLVFEYCDHTVLNELDRYTRGVPEHMVKSIIWQTLQAVNFCHKQNCIHRDVKPENILITKHQVIKLCDFGFARILTGPCDYYTDYVATRWYRAPELLVGDTQYGAPVDVWAVGCVFAELLSGAPLWPGKSDVDQLYLIRKTLGELIPRHQQVFSTNQYFSGVCVPEPQEMEPLELKYPNISYQALSLMKGCLRMDPAERLSCEQLLELPYFDSLREESESVTRELDRKRRTRQPRKHLPPGYLPQLASSTVFPAVENRKYYNNLRKFNYHLPNI from the exons ATGGAGAAGTATGAGAAGATCAGTAAGATCGGGGAAGGCTCGTACGGCGTCGTGTTTAAGTGCAGGAATAAAGACACCGGACAGATCGTTGCCATCAAGAAGTTTGTGGAGTCTGAGGATGATCCCATCATTAAGAAAATAGCACTCCGAGAAATCCGCATGCTGAAG CAACTGAAACATCCAAACCTGGTGAATCTGATCGAGGTGTTcagaagaaagagaaaactgCACCTGGTGTTTGAGTACTGCGACCACACCGTCCTAAATGAGCTGGACAGATACACAAGAgg CGTTCCAGAGCACATGGTTAAAAGCATCATCTGGCAAACACTTCAGGCTGTGAACTTCTGCCACAAACAAAAT tgtatcCACAGAGATGTGAAGCCTGAAAATATTCTCATCACCAAACATCAGGTCATCAAACTCTGTGACTTTGGCTTTGCCAGGATCCTCA CGGGTCCATGTGATTATTACACGGATTATGTAGCGACGCGGTGGTACCGAGCTCCTGAACTGTTGGTAGGGGACACGCAGTATGGCGCGCCAGTAGACGTCTGGGCAGTAGGCTGTGTGTTTGCAGAGCTGCTCTCTGGTGCCCCTTTATGGCCGGGCAAATCCGATGTAGACCAGCTGTATCTGATCAGGAAAACTCTGG GCGAGTTGATTCCTCGACACCAGCAGGTGTTCAGCACTAACCAGTACTTCAGCGGAGTTTGTGTCCCTGAACCACAGGAGATG GAGCCTCTTGAACTGAAGTACCCAAATATCTCGTACCAGGCGCTGAGCCTCATGAAG GGTTGTCTGCGGATGGACCCGGCTGAGAGGTTGTCCTGTGAGCAGTTACTGGAGCTGCCATACTTTGACAGTCTGAGAGAAGAGAGCGAGAGTGTGACACGTGAACTGGACCGCAAGAGACGCACACGCCAGCCACGCAAACACCTGCCTCCTGGG TATCTGCCTCAGCTGGCCAGCAGTACTGTCTTCCCAGCCgtggaaaacagaaaatactacaaCAACCTGCGCAAATTCAACTATCATCTACCCAACATATGA